Proteins from one Romboutsia sp. CE17 genomic window:
- a CDS encoding YwmB family TATA-box binding protein: MKNIKYIALFISLVLLGAMSSYAEIKLDNSYNRFLEAFESTQADFKFYNIKANAPIDYDISKDEIKSICLDIINDLGMEESNVKLEDKWNNNEKQIYIQAENDNTSISVIGIKKNSSESYIMVDILDNKVYKNIVDIYAILKNSLDKFSYQAEIYTCIAGEYSKKLQIDKYNDILDEILYNMNAEVIEKVQEENFLSITAYSKVLKENYLECFGNKINLNIGIRYSEDDERTLIYIATPIIKLDY, translated from the coding sequence ATGAAAAATATAAAATACATTGCTTTGTTTATATCATTAGTTCTATTAGGAGCAATGTCATCTTATGCAGAAATAAAATTAGACAATTCTTATAATAGATTTTTAGAAGCTTTTGAAAGTACTCAAGCTGATTTCAAGTTTTATAATATTAAAGCAAATGCACCAATTGATTATGATATAAGCAAAGATGAAATAAAAAGTATTTGTTTAGATATCATTAATGATTTAGGAATGGAAGAAAGTAATGTGAAACTTGAAGATAAATGGAATAATAATGAAAAACAAATTTATATTCAAGCTGAAAATGATAATACTAGTATATCAGTAATTGGAATTAAAAAAAATAGTTCTGAATCCTATATAATGGTTGACATATTAGATAATAAAGTATATAAAAATATAGTAGATATTTATGCTATTTTGAAAAATTCTCTGGATAAATTTTCTTATCAGGCTGAAATATACACTTGTATAGCTGGAGAATATAGCAAAAAGTTACAAATTGATAAATATAATGATATTTTAGATGAAATATTATATAATATGAATGCTGAAGTTATAGAAAAGGTACAAGAAGAAAACTTTTTATCTATAACAGCATATAGTAAAGTATTAAAAGAAAATTACTTAGAATGTTTTGGAAATAAGATAAATTTAAATATAGGAATTAGGTATAGTGAAGATGACGAGAGAACTCTCATATACATTGCTACACCAATAATAAAATTAGATTATTAA
- a CDS encoding M23 family metallopeptidase — MKKKLLENDIFYLSLFVCVCLVAVGGVWLTNNNVNKLASNDKLVDDTSKNEEIHLIDSDKKEEAIPTTTDSEQNLSQAKENEKSSESKLNFLGSKIIREYSEKEPSYSETLNVWEVHKGIDVSTKKDQEIKSLMNGTVLDVYKDDEYGMSVKIQSEDDTIVVYSNLSEDMKVKKNDKITEGQCIGLAGNTTTVESKEDQHIHVEAFKGEESIDPMSLIN; from the coding sequence ATGAAGAAAAAATTATTAGAAAATGATATTTTTTATCTATCATTATTTGTATGTGTTTGTTTGGTAGCAGTAGGTGGAGTTTGGCTTACAAATAATAATGTAAATAAATTAGCTAGCAATGATAAACTTGTAGATGATACTAGTAAAAATGAAGAAATACATTTAATAGATAGTGATAAAAAAGAAGAAGCAATACCAACAACAACTGACTCTGAGCAAAATCTAAGTCAAGCTAAAGAAAATGAAAAAAGCTCTGAAAGTAAATTAAATTTTTTAGGTAGTAAGATTATAAGAGAATATTCAGAGAAAGAACCTAGTTATTCAGAAACTTTAAATGTATGGGAAGTACATAAAGGTATTGATGTAAGTACAAAAAAAGACCAAGAAATTAAATCTTTAATGAATGGTACTGTATTAGATGTATATAAAGACGATGAGTACGGAATGTCTGTAAAAATACAATCTGAAGATGACACAATAGTAGTTTATTCAAATTTAAGTGAAGATATGAAAGTGAAAAAAAATGACAAAATAACAGAAGGTCAATGCATAGGACTAGCTGGGAATACAACAACAGTTGAAAGTAAAGAAGACCAACATATTCATGTAGAAGCATTTAAGGGAGAGGAATCAATAGATCCAATGTCTTTAATAAATTAA
- the glmS gene encoding glutamine--fructose-6-phosphate transaminase (isomerizing) gives MCGIVGYLGKRQATEVLVEGLSKLEYRGYDSAGVAVNVGNELEIRKFKGRLAILAEDLERNPINGGLGIGHTRWATHGEPSDVNSHPHFNMKKTIAVVHNGIIENYMELREELQAEGVVFLSQTDTEVVAHLVDKFYEGNLLDAVYKATEKLRGAYALGVICKDNDNELVAVRKDSPLIVGLGEGENFIASDIPAILKYTRNVYFLENDEYVHIQGSNVTILDENKNVIEKSVNEITWDVEAASKGGYDHFMLKEIYEQPNGVKETLLRRLNANGEIQLDDIKMTKEDLDKINRVYIVACGTAYHAGLVGKYAIEKFAHIPVITDIASEFRYRDPFIDDKTLLILVSQSGETADTLASLRYAKEKGARILSVTNVVGSSIARESDDVFYTWAGPEISVASTKAYTTQLVSFYMIALDFAIKKGTITRAYYNEMIEKLKEMPELVTKALEQETHIKEDVAKELKNATSAFYLGRGLDYNLAMEGALKIKEISYIHAEAFAAGELKHGTIALIEEGTPVIAIATQEELFEKMVSNMQEVKARGAYVIAVAQEHNKEVEKAADKVIYIPNVDDVLSSILTVLPLQLLSYYVAVQRGCDVDKPRNLAKSVTVE, from the coding sequence ATGTGTGGTATAGTTGGATATTTAGGAAAAAGACAAGCAACAGAGGTTCTTGTAGAAGGGCTTTCGAAGCTTGAGTATAGAGGATATGACTCAGCAGGTGTTGCAGTAAATGTTGGAAATGAATTAGAAATAAGAAAATTTAAAGGAAGACTTGCGATATTAGCAGAGGACTTAGAGAGAAATCCTATAAATGGAGGACTTGGAATAGGGCATACAAGATGGGCAACTCATGGTGAGCCATCTGATGTAAACTCACATCCTCATTTTAATATGAAGAAAACAATAGCTGTAGTTCATAATGGTATAATAGAAAACTACATGGAATTAAGAGAAGAATTACAGGCAGAAGGTGTTGTGTTCTTATCTCAAACAGATACAGAAGTAGTTGCTCACTTAGTAGATAAGTTCTATGAAGGAAACTTACTAGATGCTGTTTATAAGGCAACTGAAAAGTTAAGAGGTGCATACGCATTAGGTGTTATATGCAAGGATAATGACAATGAATTAGTAGCTGTAAGAAAAGATAGTCCATTAATAGTAGGTCTTGGAGAAGGTGAAAACTTTATAGCTTCAGATATACCTGCAATATTAAAATATACTAGAAATGTTTATTTCTTAGAAAATGATGAATATGTTCATATACAAGGATCTAATGTAACTATTTTAGATGAAAATAAGAATGTTATTGAAAAATCAGTAAATGAAATAACTTGGGATGTTGAAGCGGCTTCAAAAGGTGGATATGATCATTTCATGTTAAAAGAAATATATGAACAGCCAAATGGTGTTAAAGAAACATTATTAAGAAGATTAAATGCTAATGGAGAAATCCAATTAGATGATATAAAAATGACTAAAGAAGATTTAGATAAAATAAACAGAGTTTATATAGTTGCCTGTGGTACTGCATACCATGCAGGACTTGTTGGTAAATATGCAATAGAAAAGTTTGCTCATATACCAGTAATAACTGATATAGCATCTGAATTTAGATATAGAGACCCATTCATAGATGATAAGACTTTATTAATATTAGTAAGTCAATCAGGTGAAACTGCTGATACTTTAGCCTCTTTAAGATATGCTAAAGAAAAAGGAGCTAGAATATTATCAGTAACTAACGTTGTTGGTTCTTCTATAGCTAGAGAATCTGATGATGTATTCTACACTTGGGCAGGACCTGAAATATCAGTTGCATCAACTAAAGCATATACTACTCAATTAGTTTCATTCTATATGATAGCTTTAGACTTTGCTATAAAGAAAGGAACTATAACTAGAGCATACTATAATGAAATGATAGAAAAATTAAAAGAAATGCCAGAATTAGTTACTAAAGCTTTAGAACAAGAAACTCATATAAAAGAAGATGTAGCAAAAGAATTAAAAAATGCTACAAGTGCTTTCTACTTAGGTAGAGGGTTAGATTATAACCTAGCTATGGAAGGTGCTTTAAAAATAAAGGAAATATCTTATATACATGCAGAAGCATTTGCCGCTGGAGAATTAAAACACGGTACAATAGCATTAATAGAAGAAGGAACACCTGTTATAGCAATAGCAACTCAAGAAGAACTATTTGAAAAAATGGTTTCTAATATGCAAGAAGTTAAAGCAAGAGGAGCTTATGTTATAGCTGTTGCTCAAGAGCACAATAAAGAAGTAGAAAAAGCAGCTGATAAGGTAATATATATACCAAATGTTGATGATGTATTATCAAGTATATTAACTGTTTTACCACTTCAACTATTATCTTACTATGTTGCAGTTCAAAGAGGCTGTGATGTAGATAAGCCAAGAAACTTAGCAAAATCAGTAACTGTTGAATAA
- the spoIID gene encoding stage II sporulation protein D, which yields MKNPLVILVGLVFLCIFVPVVVSTTLYDDVEASNQSDEINIEKQNENESKELINYESVDKDAPTIKVYNHIKGISESMNIETYLYGVLAGEMSAKFDIEALKAQAIAARTFVIYKKENPNSSGHKNSVVCTDYKHCQEYKSYETLKETNGSQWMEEYYTKIKEAVDSTKGQILVYNNKAILPLYFSTSSGKTENSEEVFSNQYPYLKSVDSPYDGESPKYTSQITMSKSEFINVITKNYPSITLNSNSLESNIKILSRSEGGSVSEIKVGNKELTGVNIRSIFNLNSANFEIKFNDDDVIFNIKGYGHGVGMSQWGAQGMAEEGFLYYEILKHYYTGTDIKDLY from the coding sequence ATGAAGAACCCTTTAGTAATTTTAGTAGGACTAGTTTTTCTATGTATATTTGTACCAGTAGTAGTAAGCACGACCCTCTATGATGATGTAGAAGCTAGCAATCAAAGTGATGAAATTAATATAGAAAAACAAAATGAAAATGAATCCAAAGAATTAATTAACTATGAATCTGTAGATAAAGATGCACCAACAATTAAAGTATATAATCATATTAAAGGCATATCAGAGTCGATGAATATTGAAACTTATTTATATGGAGTTTTAGCAGGAGAGATGTCAGCTAAATTTGATATAGAGGCTCTTAAAGCTCAAGCAATAGCAGCTAGAACTTTTGTAATATATAAAAAGGAAAATCCAAATTCAAGCGGTCATAAAAATTCTGTAGTATGTACTGACTATAAACATTGTCAGGAATATAAAAGTTATGAAACTTTAAAAGAAACAAATGGAAGTCAATGGATGGAAGAATACTATACCAAAATAAAGGAAGCTGTAGATAGCACAAAAGGTCAAATACTAGTTTATAACAATAAGGCAATATTACCTTTATATTTTTCAACATCTTCTGGGAAGACAGAAAATAGTGAAGAGGTATTTTCAAATCAATATCCCTATTTAAAATCTGTAGATAGTCCATATGATGGAGAATCACCTAAGTATACATCACAAATCACTATGAGTAAATCAGAATTTATTAATGTTATAACTAAAAACTACCCTAGTATAACATTAAATTCAAATAGCTTAGAAAGTAATATAAAAATATTAAGTAGAAGTGAAGGTGGGTCAGTAAGTGAAATTAAAGTAGGAAATAAAGAACTTACTGGAGTAAATATTAGAAGTATATTTAATCTTAACTCAGCAAATTTTGAAATAAAATTTAATGATGATGATGTTATTTTTAATATAAAAGGGTATGGACATGGAGTAGGAATGAGTCAATGGGGAGCTCAAGGTATGGCAGAAGAAGGCTTTTTATACTATGAAATTTTAAAGCACTATTATACAGGAACAGATATTAAAGATTTATATTAA
- the murA gene encoding UDP-N-acetylglucosamine 1-carboxyvinyltransferase gives MAKIIVKKSNPLKGSVKIDGAKNAVLPIIAATLLAKGKSVIKEVPNLRDVHVISDLLRHLGAEVEYENKTLTVDATNITTCEAPYELVRKMRASFLVMGPLLSRFNHTKISMPGGCAIGTRPIDLHLKGFRCLGADVEIDHGFVEAKTEKLKGCKLYLDFPSVGATENIMMAASLAEGTTIIENAAEEPEIVDLANFLNEMGADIKGAGTNTIRIKGVKELKGAEHTVIPDRIEAATYMVAAAMTKGDITIENVLMEHLKPVTAKLKEAGCKIIELENAVRVIGPETLKPIDIKTLPHPGFPTDVQAQFMAMLTIAKGTGVVIETVFENRYMHVAEFNRMGANIKIEGRTAVVKGVDQLYGAKVNATDLRAGAALILCGLIAEGDTEIGEIYHIQRGYVDIDKKITALGGNIEIVEE, from the coding sequence ATGGCTAAAATAATTGTAAAAAAGAGTAACCCACTTAAAGGTAGTGTTAAAATAGATGGAGCAAAAAATGCAGTATTACCAATAATAGCAGCAACATTATTAGCAAAAGGAAAATCAGTAATAAAAGAAGTACCTAATTTAAGAGATGTGCATGTTATATCTGATTTATTAAGACATTTAGGTGCAGAAGTTGAGTATGAAAATAAAACATTAACTGTAGATGCTACGAACATAACTACATGTGAAGCACCATATGAATTAGTTAGAAAAATGAGAGCATCATTCTTAGTTATGGGACCATTATTATCTAGATTTAATCATACAAAAATCTCTATGCCAGGAGGATGCGCTATAGGAACTAGACCAATAGATTTACACTTAAAAGGATTTAGATGTTTAGGTGCAGATGTTGAAATAGATCATGGATTTGTTGAAGCAAAAACTGAAAAATTAAAAGGATGCAAGCTATATTTAGACTTTCCATCAGTAGGAGCAACTGAGAATATAATGATGGCAGCTTCTTTAGCTGAAGGAACTACTATAATAGAAAATGCAGCTGAAGAACCAGAAATAGTAGACTTAGCTAATTTCTTAAATGAAATGGGAGCAGATATAAAAGGTGCAGGAACTAATACTATAAGAATTAAAGGTGTTAAAGAATTAAAAGGTGCAGAGCATACAGTAATACCAGATAGAATAGAAGCAGCTACTTATATGGTAGCAGCAGCTATGACTAAAGGTGATATAACTATAGAAAATGTACTAATGGAGCACTTAAAGCCAGTTACAGCTAAATTAAAAGAAGCTGGATGTAAAATAATAGAATTAGAAAATGCTGTTAGAGTTATAGGACCAGAAACTTTAAAGCCAATAGATATAAAAACTTTACCACATCCAGGATTCCCTACAGATGTTCAAGCACAGTTTATGGCAATGCTTACTATAGCAAAGGGAACTGGAGTAGTTATAGAGACTGTTTTTGAAAATAGATATATGCACGTTGCAGAATTTAACAGAATGGGTGCAAATATAAAAATAGAAGGAAGAACTGCTGTAGTTAAAGGTGTCGATCAATTATATGGAGCTAAAGTTAATGCTACAGACTTAAGAGCAGGAGCAGCTCTTATACTATGTGGACTTATAGCTGAAGGTGATACTGAAATAGGTGAAATCTATCATATACAAAGAGGATATGTAGATATAGATAAGAAAATAACTGCATTAGGTGGAAACATCGAAATAGTAGAAGAATAA